GAACCGACGAAAAGGTCATCGAACAGTCCGGCCTTATCTCCGTAAACGAAGAGAAAGAAAGGGTCTTCGACAAATTTCGCGGGCGGATCATGTTCCCCGTTCTCGATGTCAACGGCAAACCGGTCGCGTTCGGTGCGAGGTCGCTAAACCCGGACGACCAGCCAAAATATCTCAATTCACCCGAGACCGCGGCATACACCAAAGGCCAAAATCTCTACGGACTTTTTCAGGCGAAAGAGGATATTCGCAAGAAGAAATTTGCGATCCTCGTTGAGGGCTATCTCGACCTTATCGCCTTATATCAGTTTGGAGTGACTAACGTCGCCGCCAGCCTAGGCACAGCGTTTACGCCTGAGCAATCAAAGCTGTTGAGCAGATTCACAAAGAAAATTGTCATCAATTACGATGGCGATTCGGCGGGCATTAAAGCAGCACGACGAGCGATCGAGCATCTTTTGCCGCAAGATTTTGATGTCAAGGTTCTCGTGCTGCCCGAAGGCAAAGACCCGGACGATTTCATCCGAGAAAACGGGGTCGACGTTTACAACGAGCGCCGCGGAAAGGCCGCTCCGTTCCTTCGTTTTGCCCTCGACGCGTCCGTAAAAGACCGCAATCTTAACAACGCCAAGCAAAAAGCCGAAGCGATCGAGGAGTTTTTGCCGGTGATCTCAGCTATCGGCAACGCCGTTCAACGCCGCGAGAGCTTCGACCAGGCGATGACGTATTTCCAGATCGAGGATGCCGCCCTAAAACGCGAACTCTGGGGCACGCTCAAGAGCGGTGCGTATCACGACACGCAAAATATCACCCAGCGAGTCTCGCGTGCCGCCCGTGCCAAGATAACCATTGCCGAACGCCACTTGCTCGAACTGCTGGTTTTCGACCGCGAGCTTCGCGACCTGATCTTGCCTCAGATCGAGCCGAGCGATTACGAAAACCTTTCGACCGCTGAGATCTTTGCCGCCTTTGTCGGGATACACAATGCCAAAAAAGAGATCGATCAGGAATCGCTCCTCGAGCACATCGGCGACGACGAGAACGCCGTCGACCTCGGCCAGGTCCTGCTCGCCGGCAAACCTCGCCGCGAATGTGAAGACGCTATCGATGCAGTTCTTCACGATGCTGAAAATTGTGTTTTCAGCCTCCGCAACATGGCGATCACGAATCGAATTATTGAGATCAGCCGCGATGCGACCATCGCCGAGCAGTCAAATGACGCGACGAGATTCAATCAGCTCACGTTCGAACAGCTCGAACTTGAAAAAATACGTCGTGATTTGCAGCGTAGGATCAGTGAAATGTGATATACTTTCGTTTTTTAAACCCGCCGGGGAACGCGAAACATTTCCCACGCGATCGGCGTTTATAACTATATAGCGAACAACGATTTACGCACCGCTTTAATCCAAAAGATTTACTGAATATGGCTGATTACGACGAAAAAGAAGACTTGATGGATCGCTTGGTTGCCCTCGGCAAGCGAAAGAAATTTTTGAGCCTCGATGAACTTCATCGACAGATCCCTGAAAACATGATGTCGGCCGACGACCTCGAAGATGTTCTGGAACGCCTCGAGGGTGCCAACATCTCGGTGGCCGAGACCGACGCTCAGCTACTCGAACGAGCCTCGACGATCGTCCTCGACGATGACGAAGAGGAAGAAGCTGTCGAAGAAGACGATATCGATCTCGACCTCTCGGCCGGTGCCTTAGACAAATCGAACGATCCCGTTCGGCTTTATCTCCGCGAAATGGGCATCGTTCCTTTGCTGAACCGCGAAGGCGAGGTCGTCATCGCAAAACGCATTGAGCGCGGACAGATCAAAACGCACAAAGCGATCTCACGTTCGCCAATTGCGGTCGAGCGCCTACTCAAGATCGGTGACGATCTCGCCGCCGGCAAAGCCAGCATTCGTGAGACCGTAGTTTTCTCTGAGCAAGCCGATATTTCGGTCGAGGAAGATAAGGCCGAAGAGTACATGCGTTGGACGCTTGAGGGAATTGGCAATATTCGCCAGAACTTTCAGGTCGCCCTCAAGACATGGGTCAACCTGATCGCTGAGCAAAAAAAGGTCGGTGACAAAAAGACCAAAAAGCTGCTTAATCTGCGTCGCCAGACCGCTCGTCTACGGCTCGACATCGCTCAAGAGATAAAACATCTCAAGCTGACAGAGCGTGCGATGCAAGTGCTGATCTCGTCGATCCGTAAGGTTGTCGAAGATATCCGCAAATATGAGCGGATCATCGCAAGATCGGAAGAAAAGCTTGAAAAGAAACCTGCTACGGCACAGAAGAAAGAACTTCTTGCCACGATCGAGGATGCCCGTTCGATTTTGACCGCGATCGAAGAGAAATACCACTTGCCGATCGTTGAGATCAAACGATCGTTCAAGATCATTAGCGTCGGCGAGTTCGACACAAACAAAGCGAAACGAGAACTTGTCGAAGCCAATCTCCGTCTAGTCGTTTCGATCGCTAAGAAATACACTAACCGCGGGCTTCAGTTCCTTGATCTCATTCAGGAAGGAAACATTGGTTTGATGAAGGCAGTCGATAAATTCGAATGGCGTCGCGGATATAAGTTCTCGACCTACGCAACATGGTGGATCCGTCAGGCCATCACGCGTGCCATCGCTGACCAGGCCCGCACGATCCGAATTCCGGTTCACATGATCGAGACGATCAACAAGCTTATTCGCACTTCGCGTCTGCTGGTACAGGAACTTGGCCGCGAACCAACGAGTGAAGAGATCGCAAAACGCATGGATATTCCGGTCTCAAAGGTACGCAAGGTCCTGAAAATTGCCCAGGAACCGATCTCGCTTGAAACACCTATCGGCGAAGAGGAAGATTCGCATCTCGGCGATTTTATCGAGGACCGCTCGATACTGAATCCGGCTGAGTCCGTGACCTTCTCTAATCTGCGTGAGATCACCGACGAGGTTCTCGCTACACTCACACCGCGTGAGGAAAAGGTCATCAAGATGCGTTTCGGCCTTGGAAATACGGATTCGGAACACACGCTAGAAGAGGTCGGCCAGCACTTTGCGGTCACACGCGAACGAATTCGTCAGATCGAGGCCAAGGCTCTGCGAAAGCTCCGACATCCGTCGCGGTCGCGACGGTTGAAGGCCTTTCTCGAAGGGAAACAGTCATAACCAAATGTAAAAGCGGGCAATTGCCCGCTTTTTTCTATTTTGAATACCTGATTGCCGCATATCTCGTGTAAAATGCACCTCATAATGGCAATCATTGGGACTTCATCTGTTTTCCAGTTCCACAATAAGTTTCAGTTCCTGAAGGTCGGCTTCGTTCTCATGCTCGTGACGCTATTGGTGTCGGTTGCGGCGGCAAAGCGTTTGCCCGTAAAGACGTTCACCTCCGCCGATGGCCTCGGTAGCAGCTTTGTCGATTCGATCTACCGTGATTCGCGGGGGTTTATGTGGTTCGCCACTCGCGATGGGCTATCACGGTTCGATGGTTCGAATTTCGTAAATTATCAGATCGGAGAGCAAGGGACGTCGCCCGGTGTCGAGAATATTTATGAAAGCCGCAACGGCACTTACTGGATTTCTACGACCGGTGGGAGTTTTCGATTCGATCCCAATTCCGTCTCGCGATCTTCAAGCGGCCCCCCAACGCTTAATGCCGAGTTTATCACTTTGGCGCGCGGCCAATTCTTGGAGGATTCAGCCGGAAATTTCTGGCTCGGCTCAGGCAAACTGCTCCGGTATGAGGAAAGTAACGGTGTCTTTGCTTTCAGGGAATTTGACCTCCATTTGCCGCCGAGAGCAAATACCTCTTTCGTGATCGCCGACATGACCGAGGCTTCGGACGGATCACTTTGGATAAACACCAGTTGGGGAGTTGCTCGGCGGCTGCCCGACTCGCGGGTTGTCTTCTATCCTCATGAACGAGGGATAATTAACAGTGGGAATTCGTCGACGCTTGCTGACAAGAGCGGCCGTCTCTGGCTGACGCGTCGAGGGCAGATACTGGTCATTAAACCGGAAGCGATCGAATCGATCACAGAGGCGGGCCCGGTGATCATGAGATCACTAGTTCCCAATGAGGTCGTCGCCATTGAGCCCGAAGAACACGTAATCTTGCCAAAAAAGGCCGGCGATATTTTCGAGCTCGCAAACGAAAAGTATGTAAAAGCATCGAATCAGAAGCGGCTGATGCAGACCACTGACGGGAATATATGGCTTACGTCTGAGGACCAATTGCTCGAATTTGACGACGGCGTTTTGCACCTACACACCGAGGCCGAAGGCCTGACAAATGTAATGGGTCGTATGGAGGAGGATGCTGCCGGCAATCTATGGATCGGAGGACAGACAGGTGCTTCTCGTCTTGACCGGAGCGGTTTGGTTTCATTCGGGATTGAAGACGGTGCCAACTCGTCGCGATTCTACGCAATTAGCGAGGACCGCGACGGATCGATCTATTTCGCCGGACGCGATTCTTATCTAAACCGGTTTGATGGAAATAGGCTTAAAGGGCTTCGGCCGCAGGTCGGCCCAAATGTTCAGACAGTTTGGACGTCGCGGCCGCTATTGATCGCTTCGAACGGTGCTTGGTGGGTACTTACCGGTGAGAAGCTTTTTCGTTTCTCCGGTATAACAGATTTTTCTCAGCTGGCGGATCGGGTACCGACAAAGGTTTACACGACCGACGACGGTCTTAGATCTAACGGAATGTTCCAGATCTATGAGGATTCCGGCGGTGACATCTGGGTTTCGACCCGCGGGCCGACGAGCAGCGCTCACGGGCTCGCCCGACTGGCAAAAGGAGAAGACCGATTTGTAACGATCACGGAGGCTGATGGGATCAGTGAAGGTAGATCTCCGGCATCCTTTGCCGAGGATTCCTACGGAAATCTTTGGGTCGGCTTCTACGAGGGCGGAATTGCCCGATTTGACGGAGAGAGATTTATCGAATTCGGAAAAGCTGACGGTTTGCCTGCCAGCGGATTCATATCGGACATACTCCTTGACAAGAAAGGACGGCTCTGGCTCTCATCGACCAACGCAGGCTTGCTTCGATTGATCGATCCGAGCGCTAAAACCCTGGTCTTCGATTATTTCAATACGACGAACGGACTATCGAGCAACAATATAAGGACGATAACCGAAGACCGATTCGGCCGGATATATACAGGTACCGCGCGAGGAATTGACCGATTTTCGCCCGAAACCGGCCTAGTTAAACACTACTCAGTAAATGACGGTTTGGCGGCGGATTTCGTCGTCGATTCGCATTGCGACAAGAACGGCCACCTGTGGTTCGCGACCAATGACGGAGTCTCCAGGCTGATACCTCAACCCGACGAAAGGGCGGTCGCTCCGCGCGTCTTTCTCGGCGGACTAAAGATCGCTGGTGTTGAACAGGCGATATCAGAGCTTGGAAATACCGCGATCGAAAAGGGCGAACTCGCTCATACTGAGAATAATCTTCAGATCGATTTCTTCGGTCTGGATTTTCGGGCGGGAGAAACGCTTCGGTATCAATACAAACTCGAAGGTGCTGACTCGGAATGGAGTTTACCAACCGAACAGCGCTCCGTTACATTTGCCCGGCTTCAGCCCGGCAATTACCGATTCCTTGTTAGGGCTTTGAACTCAAGCAACGTCGCAAGCGAGTCTCCTGCCGTCGTCACATTTAAGATCTTGCCACCCATCTGGCAGCGTTGGTGGTTTGTCGCATTAATGTTGTTGCTGGCGATCGTCATCGTCGTACTGGTATTTCGGTATCGAACTACCCGGCTTCGGGAGATCAATACTGCGTTGGCGGAGGCAAGAGATGCCGAGGAGCGGGTTCGCCGTTCCAACGAAGAACGCCTCGTCGAACTCGAAACGGTCCGATCCCGAATTGCAACAGACCTGCACGACGACATCGGTGCAAGTCTGACGCAGATTGCGATACTTAGCGAAGTGGCACAAACCCAAGCAAAGCATGGTGACAACGGTGCTCAGACACATCTTGCTCGGATCACGGATGTTTCAAACGAGTTGGTCGGCACAATGAGCGATATAGTCTGGTCGATCAATCCGTCTAAGGATCACCTGAGTGATCTTTCGCAAAGAATGCGACGTTTTGCTGCGGATATATTGGCCGCGAGATCGATGAGGTTTCACTTTCATGGAAATGATGAGGTCGCCGCAACGGTCATCAACTCCAATGTGCGCCGAGAAGTATTCCTGATCTTTAAGGAATCGATAAATAATATCGTGAAGCACTCAAATGCCCAAAATGTATGGGTCGATCTCAATGTCGTTGCCGGCAATATAAAACTGATCATTCGTGACGATGGCGACGGATTTGACGCCCTAAATGAAAATATCGGCGACTCCGGAAATGGCCTGAACAGCATGCGTCGCCGATCGAAAGAGATGGGCGGAGTATTCGACGTCAGATCGCAACCGGGAGCCCCGACGACGGTACTTGTGAGTTTCCCGGTGGACAAGGTCGTGATGTCCAACGACTCGCCCGCCCGAACGGGTGGCTCCTAGCTATGGGTTTGTTCATTAGACTCACTGTAGGTATGGCAGGAACATCAACTATGCAGGCAGCAGCAGAAAAGACAGTTACTATCGCGATCGTCGAAGACATCCGCGACATTCGCGAAGGACTGATGACGCTGATCAACTTTACCGACGGATTTGCCTGCAATGGCAGTTACCGCTCGATGGAGGAGGCTATCCCAAAGATCAAAGGCAACGTTCCCGACGTGCTGTTAAGCGACATCGGCTTGCCGGGCATGAACGGAATAGACGGAATTCGGATCCTCAAGGATCTATATCCGGGCATGACAGTTCTAATGCTCACCGTCTACGACGATGACGAGCGCATATTCGATGCTATCTGCGCCGGAGCCAACGGCTATTTGTTAAAGCGTACGGCCCCGGCAAAGCTGCTCGAGAACATTCGCGAAGCGGTCGATGGCGGTGCACCAATGTCCCCTGAGGTCGCCAGCCGAGTTATCAAACTCTTCCGCGAGACCCGTCCGCCGGAGAGGGTCGATTACGATCTAACTCCGCACGAAACGCGTCTGCTGAAGCTGCTCGTTGACGGCCACAATTACACAACAGCGGCAGAGGAGTTGAACGTCAGCTTTAACACTATCAAATTCCACATGCGTCACGTTTACGAAAAGCTGCAGGTCCACTCCAAGAGCGAAGCCGTCTCACTGGCCCTGAAGAACCGCATAGTTTAGCCGGCAACTCACTACCTTCGATCCGCCATTGACTGAGTAATTTGGATTTGGCTCATCGTTTTGAGTTGTTATTTAAATGATATTTTCATCGCCATCCATACGGGTGGCGATTTCCGTTTGCGTTGTCTGTACATTCTCCTCAAGCACGGAATTGGTGTGCGATCATCATTCATCTCAAGGAGAAAGCAATCATGGCAATGTATAAAGTATCACCCGAAGTAAAACCGAAGTCACAGCCTCTGTCGACGTGCTGCTGGCTCACGTGTCTCGAGATGTTGTTCGCGTGGAAGAAAGATTCGCGCGACATACTCGCTACAATGGACAAATCACCGAACCTATTTCCCTACTATATGAAAGACAACGGCATCGCTCCCGGCGAATGCCGCGAAACTGCGCGTTATCTCGGCCTGAAATGCGGCAGCGGCGATATCGAAGCGACGGTCCTCGCCGACTGTCTTAAGCAGCACGGCCCGATGTGGGTTGCCGGCGATTGGGTGAAGGGCTCTGATCCGAACGCAAAGGGCGATCATTCACACGTTATCGTCGTCACCGCTTGCGATCCGGACGACGGCCGAATCAAATACATCAATCCATACAACAACTTCGACCTTTCCGAAAGCCCCGGTACAGTCAGTTGGCTGACCAAACGCAGTTCCCAATGGAA
The sequence above is a segment of the Acidobacteriota bacterium genome. Coding sequences within it:
- a CDS encoding DNA primase, which gives rise to MLYDQYFIDDLKNRADIVRIIQPYAQDLKKKGANWMACCPFHQEKTPSFSVNPSKGFYKCFGCGKGGSVYNFVMEIEGLNFPEAIKRVAEMSGVMLPEPVDDKAYEQGKKKRDEKKQLADQIIELNQIALEFWENELQGKDKKAIAARKYLEERGISEETQKAFRIGYSPDSWDGLLSVLRDFGTDEKVIEQSGLISVNEEKERVFDKFRGRIMFPVLDVNGKPVAFGARSLNPDDQPKYLNSPETAAYTKGQNLYGLFQAKEDIRKKKFAILVEGYLDLIALYQFGVTNVAASLGTAFTPEQSKLLSRFTKKIVINYDGDSAGIKAARRAIEHLLPQDFDVKVLVLPEGKDPDDFIRENGVDVYNERRGKAAPFLRFALDASVKDRNLNNAKQKAEAIEEFLPVISAIGNAVQRRESFDQAMTYFQIEDAALKRELWGTLKSGAYHDTQNITQRVSRAARAKITIAERHLLELLVFDRELRDLILPQIEPSDYENLSTAEIFAAFVGIHNAKKEIDQESLLEHIGDDENAVDLGQVLLAGKPRRECEDAIDAVLHDAENCVFSLRNMAITNRIIEISRDATIAEQSNDATRFNQLTFEQLELEKIRRDLQRRISEM
- the rpoD gene encoding RNA polymerase sigma factor RpoD codes for the protein MADYDEKEDLMDRLVALGKRKKFLSLDELHRQIPENMMSADDLEDVLERLEGANISVAETDAQLLERASTIVLDDDEEEEAVEEDDIDLDLSAGALDKSNDPVRLYLREMGIVPLLNREGEVVIAKRIERGQIKTHKAISRSPIAVERLLKIGDDLAAGKASIRETVVFSEQADISVEEDKAEEYMRWTLEGIGNIRQNFQVALKTWVNLIAEQKKVGDKKTKKLLNLRRQTARLRLDIAQEIKHLKLTERAMQVLISSIRKVVEDIRKYERIIARSEEKLEKKPATAQKKELLATIEDARSILTAIEEKYHLPIVEIKRSFKIISVGEFDTNKAKRELVEANLRLVVSIAKKYTNRGLQFLDLIQEGNIGLMKAVDKFEWRRGYKFSTYATWWIRQAITRAIADQARTIRIPVHMIETINKLIRTSRLLVQELGREPTSEEIAKRMDIPVSKVRKVLKIAQEPISLETPIGEEEDSHLGDFIEDRSILNPAESVTFSNLREITDEVLATLTPREEKVIKMRFGLGNTDSEHTLEEVGQHFAVTRERIRQIEAKALRKLRHPSRSRRLKAFLEGKQS
- a CDS encoding response regulator transcription factor, with translation MQAAAEKTVTIAIVEDIRDIREGLMTLINFTDGFACNGSYRSMEEAIPKIKGNVPDVLLSDIGLPGMNGIDGIRILKDLYPGMTVLMLTVYDDDERIFDAICAGANGYLLKRTAPAKLLENIREAVDGGAPMSPEVASRVIKLFRETRPPERVDYDLTPHETRLLKLLVDGHNYTTAAEELNVSFNTIKFHMRHVYEKLQVHSKSEAVSLALKNRIV